The Nitrosopumilus cobalaminigenes genome contains a region encoding:
- a CDS encoding TenA family transcriptional regulator, producing the protein MNIIQKIDEMIEERSLLKHPFYQMWSDGKLTQESLAGYSKEYFQLVKSVPSFMTPIIAKSPESVVGELVENQQEESDHIKPWIAFAGELGIPEDELISYSGTAKTQKAVSDLNQLMDTFDGGACAMYAFEKEIPKISQTKLDGLAEFYGMTSNEATEYFKLHTEADIRHAASWRNILEKSSVDSSNLIEIADKSISAQNLLLDSCYKEYC; encoded by the coding sequence ATGAATATTATACAGAAAATTGATGAAATGATTGAAGAAAGAAGTTTACTAAAACATCCGTTTTACCAAATGTGGTCTGATGGAAAATTAACACAGGAATCTCTTGCAGGTTATTCAAAAGAATATTTTCAACTTGTAAAATCTGTTCCTTCTTTCATGACTCCAATTATTGCAAAGTCTCCAGAGTCAGTAGTTGGTGAATTAGTTGAAAACCAACAAGAAGAATCTGATCATATTAAACCATGGATTGCTTTTGCTGGAGAACTAGGAATTCCTGAAGATGAATTAATTTCATATTCTGGAACAGCTAAAACACAAAAAGCTGTATCTGATTTGAATCAACTAATGGATACTTTTGATGGAGGGGCATGTGCAATGTATGCCTTTGAAAAAGAAATTCCTAAAATCAGTCAAACAAAACTTGATGGATTGGCTGAATTCTATGGAATGACAAGTAATGAAGCTACAGAATATTTCAAACTTCATACTGAAGCTGACATTAGACATGCTGCATCCTGGAGAAATATCCTTGAAAAATCCTCCGTTGACTCTAGCAACTTAATTGAAATTGCAGACAAATCAATTTCAGCACAAAATTTGTTGCTTGATAGTTGTTACAAAGAATACTGTTAA
- a CDS encoding polyprenyl synthetase family protein, with protein sequence MDNELAIYSESEFIEPLKYSLEGGKRIRPIILNLAAESVGKIDENVLSASCAVEFLHMESIIHDDIIDEETMRRQKEPFHVKYGYNTSVLTGDFVLGLILAISSRLDNARITKDLATTAMLMSEGEMIEGRLETSEDVTFDDYLKVIEYKTATAFQVAARTGAIIANGSEEQIEALSEYGINLGIAYQIRDDLLDWKNEDKLFNLLIKKSSDPRDVFNKMEELLKEYSEKARSSLRKVPDSDAKINLDNLIKFTSFKA encoded by the coding sequence TTGGACAATGAACTTGCAATTTATTCTGAATCTGAATTTATTGAACCTCTAAAATATTCCCTTGAAGGTGGGAAGCGAATTAGACCTATTATTTTGAATTTAGCAGCTGAGAGTGTGGGTAAAATTGATGAAAATGTATTATCTGCATCATGTGCTGTTGAATTTCTCCACATGGAATCAATTATCCACGATGATATTATTGATGAAGAAACCATGAGAAGACAAAAAGAACCATTTCATGTAAAATACGGATACAATACAAGTGTGTTAACAGGGGATTTTGTTTTGGGGTTGATTCTTGCAATATCATCTAGATTAGACAATGCTAGAATAACAAAAGATTTGGCTACAACTGCAATGCTCATGAGTGAAGGAGAAATGATTGAAGGCAGATTAGAAACTAGTGAAGATGTTACATTTGATGATTATCTAAAAGTAATTGAATACAAAACAGCTACTGCATTTCAAGTTGCAGCTAGAACAGGTGCGATAATTGCAAATGGGAGCGAAGAACAAATTGAGGCATTATCCGAATATGGAATTAATCTTGGGATTGCATACCAAATCAGAGATGATTTGTTAGATTGGAAAAATGAAGATAAGCTATTCAATTTGTTAATTAAGAAAAGTTCTGATCCTAGAGATGTTTTTAACAAAATGGAAGAATTACTAAAAGAATATTCAGAAAAAGCTAGATCTAGTTTAAGAAAAGTGCCAGACAGTGATGCAAAGATAAATCTAGATAATTTAATTAAATTTACTTCGTTTAAGGCATAA
- a CDS encoding NADH-quinone oxidoreductase subunit L produces MATEAFGLPFEVGTLSAWLVWILPFAAAMIIPGVGKLSKHATGYVAVAFALMSALSAATMIPVALEAHEMHHQIMWIEALGLKGGVLADPLSIIMANVVGWISFLIMIYSTGYMKGDKDITRFWFWMMFFIGSMQLIVLSDNLLQVFFGWEGVGLASYALISFWYRDKKKDHVGVEGRTVLGMLDYYAPTHAGMKAFIMTKVGDVMMIAGMLLIFLYAGTFGFKELMDSTDWAIAMQAEGLLVPAFVLLFGGAIGKSAQFPLNEWLLEAMTGPTAVSALIHAATMVKAGVFLVARIGPLVFALGAAGIMADQFFEIIAWVGAITALLLATQGMVNPEIKKVLAYSTGSQIGYMMMALGVAGLSHQYVDGYTAGFFHLISHAMFKASLFMAAGSLLHIVGSRFMTDMGGLRKQMKKTYAFMWAAGLGLMGAPFITTGFWSKDAIFAAVYTSGNEWAMPLYIIAVLTAVITAFYTTRMIGMVFFGKKSKHIEKMEEEGHHIHEASLSMWIPYGILAVLTIGIGLIGLSTEQGLHHLFEEYLEHSFGIHSSHAADEASILPEFLQGLNPVALGSSLVAFATGIGLGYIFYIGRWVDPIKFVNSNIFFYSLHKLILNRWYLNAIIYWCFVVAPLWLARGVFRYFEKTAIDYGMNAGVQKAVGWSAKVVQGTQTGVSQSYLFVFGAGLLFVVLILLI; encoded by the coding sequence ATGGCAACTGAAGCTTTTGGATTACCATTTGAAGTTGGAACACTTAGTGCATGGTTAGTTTGGATTTTACCATTTGCCGCTGCAATGATTATTCCTGGTGTTGGAAAATTATCAAAACATGCAACTGGATATGTTGCAGTTGCTTTTGCTTTAATGAGTGCATTATCTGCTGCCACAATGATTCCTGTAGCTTTGGAAGCACACGAAATGCATCATCAAATTATGTGGATAGAAGCACTTGGTCTTAAAGGCGGTGTTTTAGCAGATCCTCTTTCAATTATAATGGCAAATGTAGTCGGTTGGATTTCCTTCTTGATTATGATTTACAGTACTGGTTACATGAAAGGTGACAAAGACATTACAAGATTCTGGTTCTGGATGATGTTCTTTATTGGTTCAATGCAATTAATTGTATTATCTGACAACTTGTTACAAGTATTCTTTGGATGGGAAGGTGTCGGACTTGCATCTTATGCTTTGATCAGCTTTTGGTATCGTGATAAAAAGAAAGATCATGTTGGTGTTGAAGGTAGAACTGTTCTTGGTATGTTAGATTACTATGCACCAACACATGCCGGTATGAAGGCATTCATCATGACCAAAGTCGGTGATGTGATGATGATTGCAGGTATGCTTTTGATATTCTTGTATGCAGGTACATTTGGATTTAAAGAACTGATGGATTCTACTGATTGGGCAATTGCAATGCAAGCTGAGGGACTATTAGTTCCTGCATTCGTTTTGCTATTTGGTGGTGCTATCGGAAAGTCAGCCCAATTCCCACTAAACGAATGGTTGTTAGAAGCAATGACTGGTCCTACCGCAGTTTCTGCATTGATTCACGCAGCAACAATGGTAAAAGCAGGTGTCTTCTTGGTAGCAAGAATTGGTCCACTTGTGTTTGCATTAGGTGCTGCTGGAATTATGGCAGACCAGTTCTTTGAAATTATTGCTTGGGTTGGTGCAATTACTGCATTATTACTTGCAACACAAGGTATGGTTAATCCTGAAATTAAGAAAGTTCTTGCATATTCTACTGGTTCTCAAATTGGTTACATGATGATGGCATTAGGTGTTGCAGGATTATCTCACCAATATGTTGATGGTTACACTGCAGGATTCTTCCATTTAATTTCTCACGCAATGTTCAAGGCTTCATTATTCATGGCAGCAGGTTCTCTGTTGCATATTGTTGGTTCTAGATTTATGACCGATATGGGAGGTTTGAGAAAACAGATGAAGAAAACTTATGCATTCATGTGGGCTGCAGGTCTTGGCTTGATGGGTGCACCATTTATCACAACAGGTTTCTGGAGTAAGGATGCAATCTTTGCCGCAGTTTATACCTCTGGAAACGAATGGGCAATGCCACTTTACATCATCGCTGTACTAACTGCCGTTATCACTGCATTTTACACAACAAGAATGATTGGAATGGTCTTCTTTGGAAAGAAGAGCAAACATATCGAAAAGATGGAGGAAGAAGGACATCATATTCATGAAGCATCATTATCAATGTGGATTCCATATGGAATTCTTGCAGTACTTACTATTGGAATTGGACTTATTGGATTATCTACAGAACAAGGACTACATCATTTGTTTGAAGAATATCTTGAACACTCCTTTGGAATTCATTCTTCACATGCAGCAGATGAAGCATCAATCTTACCTGAATTCTTACAAGGACTTAATCCAGTTGCACTTGGTTCATCATTAGTAGCATTTGCTACAGGAATAGGACTAGGTTACATATTCTACATTGGAAGATGGGTTGATCCAATCAAGTTTGTTAATTCAAATATTTTCTTTTACTCTCTTCATAAACTCATCTTAAACAGATGGTACCTAAACGCAATAATCTACTGGTGCTTTGTAGTAGCCCCACTATGGTTGGCAAGAGGTGTATTCCGATACTTTGAAAAGACCGCTATCGATTACGGTATGAATGCTGGAGTCCAAAAAGCAGTTGGATGGAGTGCTAAAGTTGTACAAGGAACTCAAACCGGTGTCTCACAATCTTATCTATTCGTATTTGGAGCAGGATTACTATTCGTAGTCTTGATATTGTTGATATAG
- the pyrE gene encoding orotate phosphoribosyltransferase, with the protein MEFVKEFATFLHQKGIIKFGDFTLASGKHSSYYVDLRLVPSYPIEFRKMVKYLENQIGEDVGLDNFDSIVSVPTGGLVIASALAIETVKPLIYVRSKPKDYGTSKSVEGKIHDNMKVVMIDDVATTGGSVVNAVKSLKEVNISVKDAYVIVNRMEGADEALLELGVKMHSILNILQITEALFEQNLIGEDILEKVKKQINK; encoded by the coding sequence ATGGAATTTGTAAAAGAGTTTGCAACATTTTTGCATCAAAAAGGCATTATAAAATTCGGTGATTTTACACTAGCAAGTGGAAAACACAGTTCGTATTATGTAGATTTAAGATTAGTACCAAGTTATCCTATTGAATTTAGAAAAATGGTAAAATATCTTGAAAATCAGATTGGTGAAGATGTTGGATTAGATAATTTTGATTCAATTGTCTCAGTTCCAACAGGAGGTTTAGTAATTGCATCTGCACTAGCAATTGAAACAGTCAAACCACTAATCTATGTCAGAAGCAAACCAAAAGATTATGGTACATCAAAGTCTGTAGAAGGAAAAATCCACGACAATATGAAAGTCGTTATGATTGATGATGTAGCTACAACAGGAGGTTCAGTTGTAAATGCAGTGAAATCTCTAAAAGAAGTTAACATTTCAGTAAAAGACGCATATGTTATTGTAAATAGAATGGAGGGAGCTGATGAAGCACTTTTAGAATTAGGAGTGAAAATGCATTCAATTCTAAACATTTTACAAATCACAGAAGCCTTGTTTGAACAAAATCTAATTGGCGAAGACATATTAGAAAAAGTGAAAAAACAAATCAACAAGTAA
- a CDS encoding NADH-quinone oxidoreductase subunit N: MLEISSTPLVLIAILGTVGILLPIISIARKEQGSNSFYAVIAFAALIVSMGYVGYQFYTENIASSALFSEDVIVDDAFGGFFAIAMLIVAIFTTVGSFNYMRKHNSPAVYYSLILLATIGMVLVAYSTDLIMLFVAWELMSIPTYILVGYMKKNPSSNEAALKYFLFGALSSAIIVYGISISYGLTGSTNIGEVIQGYSTLDPSMLPLALLSVGMFIAGFGFKMGLVPFHQWLPDTYEGAPPAITALLAAATKKAGFAATIRIVVLGMVVLNLDWTLALGIIAVMTMTIGNVAAIMQKNISRMLAYSSIAHAGYILIGLAVAPHSSLGLQGSLYQIMNHAVMKGAAFIAITGIVTTLAVTHIDKLKGLGRRMPITALGLVIALFALAGVPPLSGFWSKLMLFGSALDASSALWWAPWLAIAGVLNSALSLAYYGWITRKMYFEGETEKRIAEPKSIIAVMIFSTIFLVGFGVYPEPLLKFVEFATPVISLGLMP, translated from the coding sequence ATGTTAGAAATTAGTTCAACTCCATTGGTATTAATTGCAATTTTGGGAACGGTTGGAATTTTACTTCCAATCATTAGCATAGCAAGAAAAGAACAAGGATCAAATTCATTTTATGCAGTCATTGCATTTGCAGCATTAATTGTATCCATGGGATATGTTGGATACCAATTTTATACCGAAAACATTGCTTCTTCTGCATTATTTTCTGAAGACGTAATTGTTGATGATGCATTTGGTGGATTCTTTGCAATTGCAATGCTTATTGTCGCTATTTTCACAACTGTAGGCTCTTTCAATTATATGCGAAAGCATAACTCTCCTGCTGTTTACTATTCACTAATTTTACTTGCCACTATTGGTATGGTGCTAGTTGCCTATTCTACTGATTTGATTATGTTATTTGTTGCATGGGAACTCATGAGTATTCCAACTTACATTTTGGTCGGATACATGAAAAAGAACCCAAGTTCAAATGAAGCCGCTCTAAAATACTTCCTCTTTGGTGCACTATCTTCTGCAATAATTGTTTACGGAATTTCAATCTCTTATGGATTAACAGGTTCTACAAATATTGGAGAAGTCATACAAGGTTATTCAACACTTGATCCTTCTATGTTGCCACTTGCATTACTTTCAGTTGGAATGTTTATTGCAGGATTTGGATTTAAAATGGGACTTGTTCCATTCCATCAATGGTTACCTGATACTTATGAGGGAGCTCCGCCTGCAATCACCGCACTATTAGCTGCTGCAACAAAGAAAGCAGGATTTGCAGCAACAATTAGAATTGTAGTTCTTGGAATGGTAGTTCTAAATCTTGATTGGACGTTGGCACTTGGAATTATTGCAGTTATGACCATGACGATAGGAAATGTTGCGGCAATTATGCAAAAGAACATTTCAAGAATGTTGGCATATTCTAGTATAGCCCATGCAGGATACATTTTGATTGGACTTGCAGTAGCACCACATAGTTCTCTAGGATTACAAGGTTCTTTGTATCAAATTATGAATCACGCAGTCATGAAAGGTGCTGCCTTTATTGCAATTACAGGAATTGTAACCACTCTTGCAGTCACTCACATTGACAAATTAAAAGGACTTGGAAGAAGAATGCCAATTACTGCTTTAGGTTTAGTTATTGCTCTATTTGCACTCGCTGGAGTTCCACCACTTTCTGGATTCTGGAGTAAATTGATGTTATTTGGCAGTGCATTAGATGCATCTTCTGCATTATGGTGGGCACCATGGCTTGCAATTGCTGGTGTCCTTAACAGTGCATTATCTCTTGCATACTATGGTTGGATTACAAGAAAGATGTACTTTGAAGGAGAAACCGAAAAGAGGATTGCAGAACCAAAATCTATTATCGCTGTAATGATCTTCTCGACAATCTTCTTGGTAGGATTTGGTGTTTATCCAGAACCACTACTAAAGTTTGTAGAGTTTGCAACACCAGTAATTAGTTTAGGACTTATGCCTTAA
- the rimI gene encoding ribosomal protein S18-alanine N-acetyltransferase, translated as MQVILRQLGDCNIRRAEPSDLISVMEINLKTLPEHYSDYFYESLLSELPEAFLVAEIGRKHVGYIMCKTEFGFSNFKKLGFVKKGHVVSIAVVEEHRKKGIGNALVEESVNGVKLRKCDEFYLEVRCSNTEAVRLYEKQGFVIRQQLNAYYRDGEDAYLMAIELQ; from the coding sequence ATGCAAGTAATTCTTCGACAATTGGGGGATTGTAATATTAGAAGAGCAGAACCAAGCGATCTAATCTCTGTCATGGAAATAAATCTAAAAACTCTACCTGAACATTATTCTGATTATTTCTATGAAAGCTTACTTTCTGAACTACCTGAAGCTTTCTTAGTGGCTGAAATTGGAAGAAAACATGTTGGATACATTATGTGTAAAACTGAATTTGGGTTTTCAAATTTTAAGAAATTAGGTTTTGTCAAAAAAGGTCATGTTGTTTCAATTGCGGTAGTTGAAGAACACAGAAAAAAAGGTATTGGAAATGCACTAGTTGAAGAATCAGTTAATGGTGTAAAATTACGAAAATGTGATGAATTCTATTTAGAAGTACGATGTAGTAATACTGAGGCTGTTCGATTATATGAAAAACAAGGATTTGTAATTCGACAACAACTAAACGCCTATTATCGAGATGGCGAAGATGCATATCTTATGGCTATTGAATTACAATAG
- a CDS encoding site-2 protease family protein, with protein sequence MDDPSQEEIISIVNSIFQVSDFTKTEFSLEFQIDDTDFKSKFESLARKLENMSYVCKLEKMEDEGLYVIIQKFSPKKQRKWMSTSWTPRILFAIVISFVMIDGYYRTSGTNSIVEIGDPLEMAAVYTLSLLGILGVHELGHIVAAKAHGLKTTWPYFIPGLPVIGIPTFGAFIQSKGLTINREILFDVAIAGPIAGLVIAVIVSIYGAYTAPVLDPEIAAGLFEESKLIEWNQGEPLLMSASLALFGKGGTGHEVILTPVMFAAWIGFLITFLNLLPAWQLDGGHMARTLLGVKIHKYATYGSMLILVLLNYWLMALLILFMSSRNPSASPLDDVSPLSRNRKIAYIGIIVLAVLCAPLPSSFLPGILP encoded by the coding sequence GTGGACGACCCCTCACAAGAAGAGATAATTTCTATAGTTAATTCGATTTTCCAGGTGAGTGACTTTACAAAAACTGAATTTTCACTAGAGTTTCAAATAGATGACACTGATTTTAAATCAAAGTTTGAGAGTTTAGCAAGAAAATTAGAAAATATGAGTTATGTTTGTAAATTAGAAAAGATGGAGGATGAGGGTCTTTATGTAATTATTCAAAAATTTTCTCCAAAAAAACAAAGAAAATGGATGAGTACTTCATGGACTCCAAGAATATTGTTTGCAATAGTTATTTCATTTGTAATGATTGACGGATACTATAGAACATCAGGTACAAATTCAATTGTAGAGATTGGCGATCCTCTTGAAATGGCAGCAGTTTACACTCTATCATTATTAGGAATTTTAGGCGTTCATGAACTTGGTCACATTGTTGCAGCAAAAGCACATGGACTAAAAACGACTTGGCCTTATTTTATTCCAGGACTTCCAGTAATTGGCATTCCGACATTTGGTGCATTTATTCAGTCAAAAGGATTAACAATTAATCGAGAAATTTTATTTGATGTTGCAATTGCAGGTCCTATTGCAGGTTTGGTAATTGCAGTCATAGTTTCAATTTATGGCGCATATACTGCACCAGTTTTAGATCCAGAAATTGCAGCAGGGTTATTTGAAGAATCTAAATTAATTGAATGGAATCAAGGTGAGCCTTTACTCATGAGTGCTAGTTTAGCATTATTTGGTAAAGGTGGAACAGGTCATGAAGTAATTCTAACTCCCGTAATGTTTGCCGCGTGGATTGGATTTTTGATCACATTTTTGAATTTACTTCCAGCATGGCAATTGGATGGTGGGCATATGGCAAGAACATTACTTGGTGTAAAGATTCACAAATATGCAACCTATGGAAGTATGCTAATTCTTGTTTTGCTGAACTATTGGTTAATGGCACTTTTGATTCTCTTCATGAGTTCGAGAAATCCTAGTGCATCTCCATTAGATGATGTCTCACCACTATCAAGAAATAGAAAAATTGCATACATTGGAATAATTGTGTTAGCAGTTTTGTGTGCACCACTGCCATCAAGTTTTTTGCCAGGGATTTTACCTTAA
- a CDS encoding class I SAM-dependent methyltransferase, with amino-acid sequence MLKKALENVLTEKESDELISAFDQIGEIIIVRIPDSLLSKKKIIGQALLDEVKIVRSVFYQASAVEGNFRTRDLEILAGEDNTETEYKEFGCRFRVDVKNAFFSPRLSTERERIANLIQNGEIMTNMFAGIGMFSIMAAKKKECTVYSLDINPVASKLCETNIELNKLTGKVISINGDASEIVREQLIDKSDRTLMLLPERSDEFLQSAIDTTKNGGIIHYYSHIHADKKTDAGKLSEEHYLSVTPVKSEILDSKIVRAVGPRYYQTVVDVKISK; translated from the coding sequence ATGTTAAAAAAAGCACTAGAAAATGTGCTTACAGAAAAAGAAAGTGATGAATTAATTTCAGCGTTTGACCAGATAGGCGAAATAATTATTGTTAGAATTCCAGATTCTTTGCTTTCAAAAAAGAAAATTATAGGACAAGCCTTGTTAGATGAGGTAAAAATTGTAAGAAGCGTGTTTTATCAAGCTTCAGCCGTAGAGGGGAATTTTAGAACGCGAGATCTAGAAATTCTTGCGGGGGAAGACAATACTGAAACGGAATACAAAGAATTTGGATGTAGATTCAGGGTAGATGTAAAAAATGCGTTTTTTTCACCCAGATTATCTACTGAAAGGGAGAGAATTGCAAATTTGATTCAAAATGGCGAAATAATGACAAACATGTTTGCGGGAATTGGCATGTTTTCCATCATGGCTGCAAAGAAAAAGGAATGTACAGTGTATAGTCTAGATATCAATCCAGTGGCTTCAAAATTATGTGAGACCAATATTGAACTAAACAAACTTACAGGAAAGGTAATTTCCATCAACGGTGATGCTTCTGAGATTGTTAGAGAGCAATTAATAGACAAATCAGATAGAACATTGATGTTGTTGCCAGAAAGATCTGATGAATTTTTACAATCTGCAATAGATACAACAAAAAATGGAGGGATCATTCATTATTATTCACATATTCATGCAGATAAAAAAACAGATGCTGGAAAACTCTCTGAAGAACATTATCTTAGTGTTACACCTGTAAAATCAGAAATTTTAGATTCAAAAATTGTACGAGCAGTTGGTCCAAGATACTATCAAACAGTTGTAGATGTAAAAATTTCTAAATGA
- a CDS encoding transcriptional regulator, whose translation MPEIWLNYGITDVVLDIKAENLEQKIDSEGKILDDSAINEKLNTLDLSKPMELVVLHNSKTILKIISSLFTLCEQKSKPFPKILTDKKILNLVKSGLPEGSSINEFDDVGIENSNLVFMGEMEFNGLFGYETISTRLIKKFGQESMLAAYAKRQGNIPTPGQYSESLTEAKKFTDNFEIQGIEIVANSEGILDFTIGHPSETTSSTKILESNSIKDVGEHKTMVISTGKDASNDNLGNSFSSLWNCSNAIKKDGLAILVAECKGGLGSDALQQYIEDRLTIEQLKNPTKYINGMEDLLFLSEIQKKFQVGLVSILPEFYAKKLNMVSMQGIKYSMDYILKTQGARQKVAVVTDGARLLLR comes from the coding sequence ATGCCTGAAATTTGGTTAAATTATGGAATTACAGATGTAGTTTTGGATATAAAGGCAGAAAATCTTGAGCAAAAAATTGATTCTGAAGGCAAAATTTTAGATGATTCCGCGATCAATGAAAAACTAAACACTCTTGATTTGTCAAAACCTATGGAACTTGTAGTATTACATAATTCTAAAACTATTCTAAAAATCATCTCTTCCTTGTTTACTCTATGTGAACAAAAATCTAAACCATTCCCAAAAATATTAACTGATAAAAAAATTCTCAATCTGGTAAAGTCTGGATTACCTGAAGGAAGTTCAATCAATGAATTTGATGATGTTGGTATTGAAAACTCTAATCTTGTATTTATGGGAGAGATGGAATTTAATGGATTATTTGGATATGAGACTATTTCTACACGTCTAATCAAAAAATTTGGTCAAGAATCAATGCTTGCAGCATATGCTAAAAGACAAGGAAATATTCCAACTCCAGGACAATATTCTGAAAGTCTAACTGAAGCAAAAAAATTTACTGATAATTTTGAAATTCAAGGAATTGAAATAGTTGCAAATTCAGAAGGCATTTTAGATTTTACCATTGGTCATCCTTCAGAAACAACATCTTCAACAAAAATTTTGGAATCTAATTCTATCAAAGATGTAGGTGAACATAAAACAATGGTGATTAGTACTGGAAAAGATGCAAGTAATGACAACCTTGGAAATTCATTTTCTTCTCTTTGGAATTGCTCTAATGCTATCAAAAAAGATGGTCTTGCTATCTTGGTTGCAGAATGTAAGGGTGGATTAGGATCTGATGCTCTACAACAATACATTGAAGATAGATTAACCATTGAACAATTAAAAAATCCTACCAAGTACATTAACGGAATGGAGGATTTGTTATTCCTCTCTGAAATACAAAAGAAATTCCAAGTTGGCCTAGTTTCAATTTTACCTGAATTTTACGCAAAAAAACTCAACATGGTTTCTATGCAAGGGATAAAATATTCTATGGATTATATTCTCAAAACTCAAGGTGCACGACAAAAAGTTGCAGTAGTAACTGATGGCGCTAGATTATTGTTAAGGTAA